The proteins below are encoded in one region of Pongo pygmaeus isolate AG05252 chromosome 20, NHGRI_mPonPyg2-v2.0_pri, whole genome shotgun sequence:
- the KCNN4 gene encoding intermediate conductance calcium-activated potassium channel protein 4 isoform X4, with protein sequence MISVSTFLLLCLIVAFHAKEVQLFMTDNGLRDWRVALTRRQAAQIVLELVVCGLHPAPVRGPPCVQDLGAPLTSPQPWPGFLGQGEALLSLAMLLRLYLVPRAVLLRSGVLLNASYRSIGALNQVRFRHWFVAKLYMNTHPGRLLLGLTLGLWLTTAWVLSVAERQAVNATGHLSDTLWLIPITFLTIGYGDVVPGTMWGKIVCLCTGVMGVCCTALLVAVVARKLEFNKAEKHVHNFMMDIQYTKEMKESAARVLQEAWMFYKHTRRKESHAARRHQRKLLAAINAFRQVRLKHRKLREQVNSMVDISKMHMILYDLQQNLNSSHRALEKQIDTLAGKLDALTELLSTALGPRQIPEPSQQST encoded by the exons ATGATCAGCGTTTCCACCTTCTTACTCCTCTGCCTCATCGTGGCCTTTCATGCCAAAGAGGTCCAG CTGTTCATGACCGACAACGGGCTGCGGGACTGGCGCGTGGCGCTGACCCGGCGGCAGGCGGCGCAGATCGTGCTGGAGCTGGTGGTGTGTGGGCTGCACCCGGCGCCCGTGCGGGGCCCGCCGTGCGTGCAGGATTTAGGGGCGCCGCTGACCTCCCCGCAGCCCTGGCCGGGATTCCTGGGCCAAGGGGAAGCGCTGCTGTCCCTGGCCATGCTGCTGCGTCTCTACCTGGTGCCCCGCGCGGTGCTCCTGCGCAGCGGCGTCCTGCTCAACGCTTCCTACCGCAGCATCGGAGCTCTCAACCAAGTCCGCTTCCGCCACTGGTTCGTGGCCAAGCTTTACATGAACACGCACCCTGGCCGCCTGCTGCTCGGCCTCACGCTTGGCCTCTGGCTGACCACCGCCTGGGTGCTGTCCGTGGCCGAGAG GCAGGCTGTTAATGCCACCGGGCACCTTTCAGACACACTTTGGCTGATCCCCATCACATTCCTGACCATCGGCTATGGTGACGTGGTGCCGGGCACCATGTGGGGCAAGATCGTCTGCCTGTGCACTGGAGTCATG GGGGTCTGCTGCACAGCCCTGCTGGTGGCCGTGGTGGCCCGGAAGCTGGAGTTTAATAAGGCAGAGAAGCACGTGCACAACTTCATGATGGATATCCAGTATACCAAAGAG ATGAAGGAGTCCGCTGCCCGAGTGCTACAAGAAGCCTGGATGTTCTACAAACATACTCGCAGGAAGGAGTCTCATGCTGCCCGCAGGCATCAGCGCAAGCTGCTGGCCGCCATCAACGC GTTCCGCCAGGTGCGGCTGAAACACCGGAAGCTCCGGGAACAAGTGAACTCCATGGTAGACATCTCCAAG ATGCACATGATCCTGTATGACCTGCAGCAGAATCTGAACAGCTCACACCGGGCCCTGGAGAAACAGATTGACACGCTGGCGGGGAAGCTGGATGCCCTGACGGAGCTGCTTAGCACTGCCCTGGGGCCGAGGCAGATTCCAGAACCCAGCCAGCAGTCCACATAG
- the KCNN4 gene encoding intermediate conductance calcium-activated potassium channel protein 4 isoform X2: MGGDLVLGLGALRRRKRLLEQEKSLAGWALVLAGTGIGLMVLHAEMLWFGGCSWALYLFLVKCMISVSTFLLLCLIVAFHAKEVQLFMTDNGLRDWRVALTRRQAAQIVLELVVCGLHPAPVRGPPCVQDLGAPLTSPQPWPGFLGQGEALLSLAMLLRLYLVPRAVLLRSGVLLNASYRSIGALNQVRFRHWFVAKLYMNTHPGRLLLGLTLGLWLTTAWVLSVAERQAVNATGHLSDTLWLIPITFLTIGYGDVVPGTMWGKIVCLCTGVMGVCCTALLVAVVARKLEFNKAEKHVHNFMMDIQYTKEMKESAARVLQEAWMFYKHTRRKESHAARRHQRKLLAAINAFRQVRLKHRKLREQVNSMVDISKMHMILYDLQQNLNSSHRALEKQIDTLAGKLDALTELLSTALGPRQIPEPSQQST; this comes from the exons ATGGGCGGGGATCTGGTGCTTGGCCTGGGGGCCCTGAGACGCCGAAAGCGCTTGCTGGAGCAGGAGAAGTCTCTGGCCGGCTGGGCGCTGGTGTTGGCGGGAACTGGCATTGGACTCATGGTGCTGCATGCAGAGATGCTGTGGTTCGGGGGGTGCTCG TGGGCGCTCTACCTGTTCCTGGTTAAATGCATGATCAGCGTTTCCACCTTCTTACTCCTCTGCCTCATCGTGGCCTTTCATGCCAAAGAGGTCCAG CTGTTCATGACCGACAACGGGCTGCGGGACTGGCGCGTGGCGCTGACCCGGCGGCAGGCGGCGCAGATCGTGCTGGAGCTGGTGGTGTGTGGGCTGCACCCGGCGCCCGTGCGGGGCCCGCCGTGCGTGCAGGATTTAGGGGCGCCGCTGACCTCCCCGCAGCCCTGGCCGGGATTCCTGGGCCAAGGGGAAGCGCTGCTGTCCCTGGCCATGCTGCTGCGTCTCTACCTGGTGCCCCGCGCGGTGCTCCTGCGCAGCGGCGTCCTGCTCAACGCTTCCTACCGCAGCATCGGAGCTCTCAACCAAGTCCGCTTCCGCCACTGGTTCGTGGCCAAGCTTTACATGAACACGCACCCTGGCCGCCTGCTGCTCGGCCTCACGCTTGGCCTCTGGCTGACCACCGCCTGGGTGCTGTCCGTGGCCGAGAG GCAGGCTGTTAATGCCACCGGGCACCTTTCAGACACACTTTGGCTGATCCCCATCACATTCCTGACCATCGGCTATGGTGACGTGGTGCCGGGCACCATGTGGGGCAAGATCGTCTGCCTGTGCACTGGAGTCATG GGGGTCTGCTGCACAGCCCTGCTGGTGGCCGTGGTGGCCCGGAAGCTGGAGTTTAATAAGGCAGAGAAGCACGTGCACAACTTCATGATGGATATCCAGTATACCAAAGAG ATGAAGGAGTCCGCTGCCCGAGTGCTACAAGAAGCCTGGATGTTCTACAAACATACTCGCAGGAAGGAGTCTCATGCTGCCCGCAGGCATCAGCGCAAGCTGCTGGCCGCCATCAACGC GTTCCGCCAGGTGCGGCTGAAACACCGGAAGCTCCGGGAACAAGTGAACTCCATGGTAGACATCTCCAAG ATGCACATGATCCTGTATGACCTGCAGCAGAATCTGAACAGCTCACACCGGGCCCTGGAGAAACAGATTGACACGCTGGCGGGGAAGCTGGATGCCCTGACGGAGCTGCTTAGCACTGCCCTGGGGCCGAGGCAGATTCCAGAACCCAGCCAGCAGTCCACATAG
- the KCNN4 gene encoding intermediate conductance calcium-activated potassium channel protein 4 isoform X1, whose amino-acid sequence MDVSFLLCPKTHPSPSLFSKGGAGEPPPTLGPPLPLPALSGRHHSPEGTGLCCASEQKSQSQQSRLTTCKPQWLPCACCEWALYLFLVKCMISVSTFLLLCLIVAFHAKEVQLFMTDNGLRDWRVALTRRQAAQIVLELVVCGLHPAPVRGPPCVQDLGAPLTSPQPWPGFLGQGEALLSLAMLLRLYLVPRAVLLRSGVLLNASYRSIGALNQVRFRHWFVAKLYMNTHPGRLLLGLTLGLWLTTAWVLSVAERQAVNATGHLSDTLWLIPITFLTIGYGDVVPGTMWGKIVCLCTGVMGVCCTALLVAVVARKLEFNKAEKHVHNFMMDIQYTKEMKESAARVLQEAWMFYKHTRRKESHAARRHQRKLLAAINAFRQVRLKHRKLREQVNSMVDISKMHMILYDLQQNLNSSHRALEKQIDTLAGKLDALTELLSTALGPRQIPEPSQQST is encoded by the exons ATGGACGTCTCTTTCTTGCTCTGCCCCAAGACACACCCTAGCCCCTCCTTATTCTCAAAAGGGGGAGCTGGGGAGCCTCCCCCTACCCTGGGgcctcccctgcccctccccgccCTGTCTGGCCGTCACCACTCCCCAGAGGGCACAGGGCTCTGCTGTGCCTCAGAGCAAAAGTCCCAGAGCCAGCAGAGCAGGCTGACGACCTGCAAGCCACAGTGGCTGCCCTGTGCGTGCTGCGAG TGGGCGCTCTACCTGTTCCTGGTTAAATGCATGATCAGCGTTTCCACCTTCTTACTCCTCTGCCTCATCGTGGCCTTTCATGCCAAAGAGGTCCAG CTGTTCATGACCGACAACGGGCTGCGGGACTGGCGCGTGGCGCTGACCCGGCGGCAGGCGGCGCAGATCGTGCTGGAGCTGGTGGTGTGTGGGCTGCACCCGGCGCCCGTGCGGGGCCCGCCGTGCGTGCAGGATTTAGGGGCGCCGCTGACCTCCCCGCAGCCCTGGCCGGGATTCCTGGGCCAAGGGGAAGCGCTGCTGTCCCTGGCCATGCTGCTGCGTCTCTACCTGGTGCCCCGCGCGGTGCTCCTGCGCAGCGGCGTCCTGCTCAACGCTTCCTACCGCAGCATCGGAGCTCTCAACCAAGTCCGCTTCCGCCACTGGTTCGTGGCCAAGCTTTACATGAACACGCACCCTGGCCGCCTGCTGCTCGGCCTCACGCTTGGCCTCTGGCTGACCACCGCCTGGGTGCTGTCCGTGGCCGAGAG GCAGGCTGTTAATGCCACCGGGCACCTTTCAGACACACTTTGGCTGATCCCCATCACATTCCTGACCATCGGCTATGGTGACGTGGTGCCGGGCACCATGTGGGGCAAGATCGTCTGCCTGTGCACTGGAGTCATG GGGGTCTGCTGCACAGCCCTGCTGGTGGCCGTGGTGGCCCGGAAGCTGGAGTTTAATAAGGCAGAGAAGCACGTGCACAACTTCATGATGGATATCCAGTATACCAAAGAG ATGAAGGAGTCCGCTGCCCGAGTGCTACAAGAAGCCTGGATGTTCTACAAACATACTCGCAGGAAGGAGTCTCATGCTGCCCGCAGGCATCAGCGCAAGCTGCTGGCCGCCATCAACGC GTTCCGCCAGGTGCGGCTGAAACACCGGAAGCTCCGGGAACAAGTGAACTCCATGGTAGACATCTCCAAG ATGCACATGATCCTGTATGACCTGCAGCAGAATCTGAACAGCTCACACCGGGCCCTGGAGAAACAGATTGACACGCTGGCGGGGAAGCTGGATGCCCTGACGGAGCTGCTTAGCACTGCCCTGGGGCCGAGGCAGATTCCAGAACCCAGCCAGCAGTCCACATAG
- the KCNN4 gene encoding intermediate conductance calcium-activated potassium channel protein 4 isoform X3 yields the protein MGGDLVLGLGALRRRKRLLEQEKSLAGWALVLAGTGIGLMVLHAEMLWFGGCSLFMTDNGLRDWRVALTRRQAAQIVLELVVCGLHPAPVRGPPCVQDLGAPLTSPQPWPGFLGQGEALLSLAMLLRLYLVPRAVLLRSGVLLNASYRSIGALNQVRFRHWFVAKLYMNTHPGRLLLGLTLGLWLTTAWVLSVAERQAVNATGHLSDTLWLIPITFLTIGYGDVVPGTMWGKIVCLCTGVMGVCCTALLVAVVARKLEFNKAEKHVHNFMMDIQYTKEMKESAARVLQEAWMFYKHTRRKESHAARRHQRKLLAAINAFRQVRLKHRKLREQVNSMVDISKMHMILYDLQQNLNSSHRALEKQIDTLAGKLDALTELLSTALGPRQIPEPSQQST from the exons ATGGGCGGGGATCTGGTGCTTGGCCTGGGGGCCCTGAGACGCCGAAAGCGCTTGCTGGAGCAGGAGAAGTCTCTGGCCGGCTGGGCGCTGGTGTTGGCGGGAACTGGCATTGGACTCATGGTGCTGCATGCAGAGATGCTGTGGTTCGGGGGGTGCTCG CTGTTCATGACCGACAACGGGCTGCGGGACTGGCGCGTGGCGCTGACCCGGCGGCAGGCGGCGCAGATCGTGCTGGAGCTGGTGGTGTGTGGGCTGCACCCGGCGCCCGTGCGGGGCCCGCCGTGCGTGCAGGATTTAGGGGCGCCGCTGACCTCCCCGCAGCCCTGGCCGGGATTCCTGGGCCAAGGGGAAGCGCTGCTGTCCCTGGCCATGCTGCTGCGTCTCTACCTGGTGCCCCGCGCGGTGCTCCTGCGCAGCGGCGTCCTGCTCAACGCTTCCTACCGCAGCATCGGAGCTCTCAACCAAGTCCGCTTCCGCCACTGGTTCGTGGCCAAGCTTTACATGAACACGCACCCTGGCCGCCTGCTGCTCGGCCTCACGCTTGGCCTCTGGCTGACCACCGCCTGGGTGCTGTCCGTGGCCGAGAG GCAGGCTGTTAATGCCACCGGGCACCTTTCAGACACACTTTGGCTGATCCCCATCACATTCCTGACCATCGGCTATGGTGACGTGGTGCCGGGCACCATGTGGGGCAAGATCGTCTGCCTGTGCACTGGAGTCATG GGGGTCTGCTGCACAGCCCTGCTGGTGGCCGTGGTGGCCCGGAAGCTGGAGTTTAATAAGGCAGAGAAGCACGTGCACAACTTCATGATGGATATCCAGTATACCAAAGAG ATGAAGGAGTCCGCTGCCCGAGTGCTACAAGAAGCCTGGATGTTCTACAAACATACTCGCAGGAAGGAGTCTCATGCTGCCCGCAGGCATCAGCGCAAGCTGCTGGCCGCCATCAACGC GTTCCGCCAGGTGCGGCTGAAACACCGGAAGCTCCGGGAACAAGTGAACTCCATGGTAGACATCTCCAAG ATGCACATGATCCTGTATGACCTGCAGCAGAATCTGAACAGCTCACACCGGGCCCTGGAGAAACAGATTGACACGCTGGCGGGGAAGCTGGATGCCCTGACGGAGCTGCTTAGCACTGCCCTGGGGCCGAGGCAGATTCCAGAACCCAGCCAGCAGTCCACATAG
- the LYPD5 gene encoding ly6/PLAUR domain-containing protein 5: protein MAMGVPRVILLCLFGAALCLTGSQALQCYSFEHTYFGPFDLRAMKLPSISCPHECFEAILSLDTGYRAPVTLVRKGCWTGPPAGQTQSNPDALPPDYSVVRGCTTDKCNAHLMTHDALPNLSQAPDPPTLSGAECYACIGVHQDDCAIGRSRRVQCHQDQTACFQGNGRMTVGNFSVPVYIRTCHRPSCTTEGTTSPWTAIDLQGSCCEGHLCNGKSMTQPFTSASATTPPRALQVLALLLPVLLLVGLSA from the exons GGTCCCAAGCCCTGCAGTGCTACAGCTTTGAACACACCTACTTTGGCCCCTTTGACCTCAGGGCCATGAAGCTGCCCAGCATCTCCTGTCCtcatgagtgctttgaggctatCCTGTCTCTGGACACTG GGTATCGCGCGCCGGTGACCCTGGTGCGGAAGGGCTGCTGGACCGGGCCTCCTGCGGGCCAGACGCAATCGAACCCGGACGCGCTGCCGCCAGACTACTCGGTGGTGCGCGGCTGCACAACTGACAAATGCAACGCCCACCTCATGACTCATGACGCCCTCCCCAACCTGAGCCAAG CACCCGACCCACCGACGCTCAGCGGCGCCGAGTGCTACGCCTGTATCGGGGTCCACCAGGATGACTGCGCTATCGGCAGGTCCCGACGGGTCCAGTGTCACCAGGACCAGACCGCCTGCTTCCAGGGCAATGGCAGAATGACAGTCG GCAATTTCTCAGTCCCTGTGTACATCAGAACCTGCCACCGGCCCTCCTGCACCACCGAGGGCACCACCAGCCCCTGGACAGCCATCGACCTCCAGGGCTCCTGCTGTGAGGGGCACCTCTGCAACGGGAAATCCATGACCCAGCCCTTCACCAGTGCTTCAGCCACCACCCCTCCGCGAGCACTACAGGTCCTGGCCCTGCTCCTCCCAGTCCTCCTGCTGGTGGGGCTCTCAGCATAG